The Nitrospirota bacterium genome includes the window TGCTCAATCACGTCCGACAAGACAATAATCTCAAACTCGCGCATCAAGTCCATGGTCTCGCAGTTTGTTTTAAAGATCTCCACGCCATGTCGAGAGGCATATACAATGCCTTCCTCGTCAATATCTATGCCTACCAGATCTTTGGCGACACGACCAATCTGGTGATGTAGCCATGCTTCACGATTATTCGGAAGATACCCTCGCACGCCACCTGCTGCACCGACATTGAGAACTGACTTATCCTTTGCTCGCTGCAATACCCAGTCTACGATATGTGTTTCCAGGGCTGGCCTTGTATCTAGCCTGGTTAGATCGTTAGATCTCATGAGTTATCGCCTCGCTTTAACAAGCCATTCCTGAATCGCAAACAGTTTCGCAGCACGACTGGCATCCCGTTTGTTGTTTCTAAACCCATGCCAAACGCGCCTGATAGAATCAACATTGAACAAACCATCCGCATCCATCGGTGTCGAGAACAGGTCTTCGGCATGCCTTTTCCATGGGCCACTGAATACCATCGCCTCCTGAATCCCCATGCCGAATCCCCGCTTCGGTGCGGCAAGCAGTTCAGTGGGTATCAGATCCGATACGGACTCACGAAGTATTGCTTTGAGCCACCCTGGATTGCTGCTAAAAGGTATCTTCTGTTCCACCGGAGTTGCGAGGGCGAACGAGACGACTTCCTGATCGAGAAATGGCGATCGCATCTCTATCGACGCTGCCATGGCGGCCAAATCCCCGACGATGGTCACGGAGTGCGTATTCTCAACCATCAGGCCCACAAAATTTGATTCGTCGATGAACCGCTTGGATGGGCACAGGGATCCCCAGTAGGTCATCTCTTCCACAGCCCGATTGGCCAGCTGCTGTTTGGCGTCTTCGCTCAAGATTGGCGTCCATTCGTTTCCGGCCAGGGCTCGGTAAAAGGCGGCTTTCCTCTTTCCGGGAGGCGCGGCTAACCAGCCAAGCCGGCCTCCGGCAAGCGGCGCGAGCATCGGCCGAAGAAACGAGAGTCGGTCAAGCCAACGCGAAATTCTGAGGGTGCGTATGTGTCCGGTATAGCCATAGAACAGTTCATCGGCACCATTCCCAGACATCACAACTTTGATACCATCGTCCCGTATTGCCCGACAAAGCGAGTAGGTGTGAACCAAGGGTAGGAGCATGATGGGTTCACCATAGAGTTTCAGGAGTTGCTGGAAAATGGCCCATTGTTCATCTGGCTCGAAGTAGAACTCCTTATGGGTGGTGCCGAGTCGCTCCGCCATGATGCGGGCTCGCCGCAGGTCTTCGTCTTGCGGGTCGAAGCCGAGGGCATAGGTGTGTATGGGGGTATCCGCATGTTTTCGCATCAGGCCGACGATCGCGGAACTGTCGACGCCGCCAGATAGCAGCGCACCCACGGGCACGTCTGCCCGCATTCGCAAGCGCACAGCATCTTCAAGCATCGACCGCAAGGCATGTGGTGTTGTGAGATCGTCAGAGGGCCGGGGCTCCCAGTAGCGCCATACTCGAACTATCGCACCATCCCGGATCATCATTGCATGCCCAGATCGCAATCGTTGAATTCCTTTGTATACAGTATAGGGATCAGGAATGTGCCTAAGGTTGTGGAGCAACATCGCGGCCAGCGCTGAATGGTCTAGCGTCAAATCGACTCCCGGCATTATTCGTACTGCCGGGATCTCCGACGTAAACGCAAATCCGAACGGCGTTATCGCGTAAACAAAAGGCTTCTTGCCAAACCGGTCTCGGGCACAAAACAGCGTATTTGAGGCGGTGTCATAGATAGCAAAGGCGAACATACCCCGTAGTCGGACCAACATATCGTCGTCCCAAGCTCTATACGCCTCTATCAGGACCTCAGTGTCGCTTCCCGAGCGAAATCGCACACCTTTCGAAACCAGAAGTGTTCTTATTTCTTTGTAGTTGTATATCTCGCCGTTATAGACAACAACAAATCGGCCATCGCATGACAGCATGGGCTGGGCCCCGGCCGGTGACAGGTCAAGAATGGCCAAGCGGTTATGACACAGGCCGACCGTTGCCTCGTCGTTCAGCCACATCCCATGTCCGTCAGGGCCGCGGTGATGTTGAATTTCTATAACTCGCCCCAGTAGAGCTCGCATATCTTGCTCGACTCGCGGCTTCAGGGCTATTCCACCTATGCCGCACATATGCAGTACTCGAAAAACACAAGGTCCAGGTAGGGTAGAGAACAGATTCCCGCTTTCCGAACGTCACGTCTATAGATGAGCGCCACGTTCGCCACGGAGTGCGTCAATAAGATGTGGCCTCTGCAATATAACGATTTGAAAATCAGCTTAAACAACGTCTCTCTTCAATTTACGATGCACGTGATTACGGCTCTTACCCGCAACCCTTCACCGTTCATCGGAATGAACTGGATCGGAATAAGTCGAATCTATTGGCGGAGACGAGACTGTGGAAAACAATCTTGTCTTCTCTAGAGCGAATCGGTTTGCTTTGATAGGCCAAGCCGGTGTTAAAATCTTTAATCTTTAAAAGAGCAGGCACACGTCTTGCGGTGGCGGGAACCGAGCGGTCTTTTGATCCGGGGCACCAACGTCCGTTTGGCTTCCAGATCGTGCACCTGCGTTCCCCCCTTCCATGTGGTGATCACGCGGCCGGCGTGGAGCAAGGCCTCGGCGCGTTCATGCGGCACGTCGGGTGTCCAGCCCCGACGCGCGAACTCGTCACTTATACCGCAAACCGCGGTGGGACTCAAGGGCTTTGCGGATCGCGTTGAAAAGGCGCGAACTGGGAAGTGGGGTGAGGGGGAGAAAGGGCGGTCAGCCGGT containing:
- the asnB gene encoding asparagine synthase (glutamine-hydrolyzing), whose product is MCGIGGIALKPRVEQDMRALLGRVIEIQHHRGPDGHGMWLNDEATVGLCHNRLAILDLSPAGAQPMLSCDGRFVVVYNGEIYNYKEIRTLLVSKGVRFRSGSDTEVLIEAYRAWDDDMLVRLRGMFAFAIYDTASNTLFCARDRFGKKPFVYAITPFGFAFTSEIPAVRIMPGVDLTLDHSALAAMLLHNLRHIPDPYTVYKGIQRLRSGHAMMIRDGAIVRVWRYWEPRPSDDLTTPHALRSMLEDAVRLRMRADVPVGALLSGGVDSSAIVGLMRKHADTPIHTYALGFDPQDEDLRRARIMAERLGTTHKEFYFEPDEQWAIFQQLLKLYGEPIMLLPLVHTYSLCRAIRDDGIKVVMSGNGADELFYGYTGHIRTLRISRWLDRLSFLRPMLAPLAGGRLGWLAAPPGKRKAAFYRALAGNEWTPILSEDAKQQLANRAVEEMTYWGSLCPSKRFIDESNFVGLMVENTHSVTIVGDLAAMAASIEMRSPFLDQEVVSFALATPVEQKIPFSSNPGWLKAILRESVSDLIPTELLAAPKRGFGMGIQEAMVFSGPWKRHAEDLFSTPMDADGLFNVDSIRRVWHGFRNNKRDASRAAKLFAIQEWLVKARR